A single window of Desulfovibrio sp. G11 DNA harbors:
- a CDS encoding IS4 family transposase — MPHKEILDLSHHTTLFSQLLSLIPGHVFEKLERKHKTGRSSRQFGFKEQFTVMAFIQLAARRSLRDGLRALEAAKRRLYHLGLKSVARSTVADANNSRPVEFFKDLFAEMYGLCHLRAPRHKFRFKCKLYSMDATTISLCLSIFPWASFRRNKAGVKVNTVLDHDGYIPAFLDINNAKTHESRMAKSLSLPKGSIVTFDKGYICYSWFRMLTAKGIFFVTRLKSNAAYKLVDRRAVDRKTGVTSDHIIDVSSRGKTTRLRRIGYRDAKTGKRYEFLTNHFRLSAKTIADIYKERWQIEIFFREVKQNLHIKSFVGRSENAVHIQIYTALTVYLLLAYQKFLSKLGLSVQQLFELICLNLFGKDSLEELLNPRRRKTINTYSYSLLAMGA; from the coding sequence TTGCCACACAAGGAGATTTTGGACTTGAGCCATCATACTACACTCTTCTCTCAACTGCTATCCCTGATACCGGGACATGTTTTTGAAAAACTCGAACGCAAGCACAAAACTGGCCGCTCTTCACGCCAATTTGGATTCAAGGAGCAATTCACCGTCATGGCCTTTATCCAACTCGCTGCAAGGCGCTCTTTACGCGATGGGCTTCGCGCCTTGGAGGCGGCCAAGAGACGGCTGTATCACCTCGGCTTGAAATCAGTAGCGCGTTCCACGGTTGCCGATGCCAACAATTCAAGGCCTGTGGAATTTTTCAAAGACCTGTTCGCTGAAATGTATGGCCTGTGCCATCTTCGTGCGCCTCGTCACAAATTCCGCTTCAAGTGCAAGCTGTACAGCATGGACGCCACCACCATCAGCCTATGCCTGTCCATCTTTCCCTGGGCGTCGTTCCGGCGGAACAAGGCTGGCGTGAAAGTAAATACCGTGCTTGACCACGATGGCTACATTCCCGCTTTTCTCGATATCAACAATGCCAAAACCCACGAAAGCCGCATGGCCAAAAGTCTTTCATTGCCAAAGGGTTCCATCGTCACCTTCGATAAAGGCTATATCTGCTATTCCTGGTTTCGCATGTTGACCGCGAAGGGCATTTTCTTCGTAACCCGACTGAAGAGCAATGCTGCCTATAAGCTCGTTGATCGCCGCGCCGTAGACCGGAAAACCGGGGTCACGTCCGATCACATCATTGACGTGAGCAGCCGGGGAAAAACCACTCGTCTACGCAGAATCGGCTATCGCGATGCGAAAACCGGCAAACGGTACGAATTTTTGACCAACCATTTCCGCCTGTCCGCCAAGACAATTGCTGATATCTATAAAGAACGCTGGCAAATTGAAATATTCTTCCGCGAAGTCAAACAAAATCTGCATATTAAAAGCTTTGTCGGGCGCTCGGAGAATGCGGTGCACATCCAGATTTATACGGCCCTGACCGTGTATTTACTCCTGGCCTATCAGAAATTCCTGAGCAAGCTTGGGCTGTCGGTGCAACAACTCTTCGAGCTCATTTGCTTGAATCTGTTCGGCAAGGATTCTCTGGAAGAACTTCTGAATCCGCGAAGACGAAAAACTATAAACACCTATAGTTATAGCCTGTTAGCTATGGGTGCTTAA
- a CDS encoding IS4 family transposase has protein sequence MSHHNTLFSQMLSLIPRHVFQKLEHRHKVGRASRKFGFKEQFTAMAFIQLAARRSMRDGLRCLAAAGNRLYHWGLKNVPRSTFADANNSRPVGFFKDLFAEMYGLCQPHAPRHKFRFKCKLYSMDATTISLCLSVFPWASFRRNKAGVKVNTVLDHDGYIPAFVDISNAKTHESRMAKSLSLPKGSIVTFDKGYIAYSWFQLLATKGIFFVTRLKDNAVFKLLERRPVNRKTGVTSDHIIEVKNSRGKTLRLRRIGYRDAKTGKRYEFLTNHFRLSAKTIADIYKERWQIEIFFREVKQNLHIKSFVGRSENAVLIQIYTALTVYLLMAYQKILSKLKLSVQQLFELICVNLFGKDSLEELLKPRRSKTQNSYSLSLLAMVA, from the coding sequence ATGAGTCACCATAATACACTTTTCTCCCAGATGCTATCTCTGATTCCCAGACATGTTTTTCAAAAGCTCGAACACCGGCACAAAGTAGGGCGGGCCTCACGCAAATTCGGCTTCAAGGAGCAGTTCACCGCCATGGCCTTTATTCAGCTTGCCGCGAGGCGTTCCATGCGTGACGGGCTCCGGTGTCTGGCTGCCGCCGGAAACCGCCTGTACCATTGGGGCCTGAAAAACGTGCCCCGCTCGACTTTCGCCGACGCCAACAATTCAAGGCCCGTGGGCTTTTTCAAGGACTTGTTCGCTGAAATGTACGGACTTTGCCAGCCGCATGCGCCTCGTCACAAATTTCGCTTCAAGTGCAAACTGTACAGCATGGACGCTACCACCATCAGCCTTTGCCTGTCCGTCTTCCCCTGGGCATCGTTCCGGCGGAACAAAGCCGGGGTGAAGGTAAATACCGTGCTTGATCACGATGGCTACATCCCTGCCTTCGTCGATATCAGCAATGCCAAAACCCACGAAAGCCGCATGGCCAAAAGCCTTTCGCTGCCAAAAGGCTCCATTGTGACCTTTGACAAAGGCTATATAGCCTATTCCTGGTTTCAGCTTTTGGCGACAAAGGGCATCTTCTTCGTCACGCGCCTCAAAGATAACGCCGTATTCAAGCTGCTGGAACGCCGTCCTGTCAATCGTAAAACAGGCGTCACCTCTGACCATATTATCGAAGTGAAAAACAGTCGGGGAAAAACCTTGCGCTTACGCCGAATAGGCTACAGGGATGCCAAAACCGGGAAGCGTTACGAGTTCTTGACCAACCACTTTCGCCTGTCAGCGAAAACCATTGCCGACATTTACAAAGAGCGCTGGCAAATCGAAATATTCTTCCGTGAAGTCAAACAAAATCTGCACATCAAAAGCTTTGTCGGGCGCTCTGAGAACGCTGTGCTCATCCAAATTTACACGGCCCTGACAGTGTATTTGCTCATGGCGTACCAAAAAATCCTGAGCAAACTTAAGCTGTCGGTGCAGCAATTATTCGAGCTCATTTGCGTGAATTTGTTCGGCAAAGACTCCCTGGAAGAACTCCTGAAACCGCGAAGATCAAAAACTCAAAACTCTTACAGTCTCAGCCTATTAGCTATGGTTGCTTAG
- the sodC gene encoding superoxide dismutase family protein, giving the protein MKKILLALSFVCCALWIGAGVAQADSVKVPVNKITDEGVGEAIGFITFADDGKGGVDVLVDVIGISEGEHGMHVHENPSCAPAEKDGKKVAGLAAGGHFDPDKTGRHEGPGKHGHKGDLPAINADAKGAVSAKLHAPNLSVKDLKGRSIMIHAGGDNYSDQPAPLGGGGARIACGVIE; this is encoded by the coding sequence ATGAAAAAAATTCTGCTGGCCTTGAGCTTTGTGTGTTGCGCCCTCTGGATCGGCGCCGGTGTCGCCCAGGCGGACAGCGTTAAGGTTCCCGTCAATAAAATCACTGATGAAGGCGTGGGCGAGGCCATCGGCTTCATCACCTTTGCCGACGATGGCAAGGGCGGAGTAGACGTTCTTGTTGATGTCATAGGCATAAGCGAGGGCGAGCACGGCATGCATGTGCACGAAAATCCCTCCTGCGCCCCTGCTGAAAAAGACGGCAAAAAAGTTGCCGGCCTGGCTGCGGGCGGACACTTTGACCCCGATAAAACCGGCAGGCACGAAGGCCCCGGCAAACACGGACACAAGGGCGACCTGCCCGCCATTAATGCCGATGCCAAGGGCGCTGTCAGCGCCAAGCTGCATGCTCCCAATCTGAGCGTCAAGGATCTCAAGGGCCGTTCCATCATGATCCATGCCGGCGGCGACAATTACTCCGACCAGCCCGCTCCCCTGGGCGGCGGTGGAGCGCGCATTGCCTGCGGCGTGATCGAATAG
- the rfbA gene encoding glucose-1-phosphate thymidylyltransferase RfbA, whose translation MSAWKGIVLAGGSGSRLYPLTLSVSKQLMPIYDKPMIYYPLATLLMAGIREICLISTPDHLPLYQALLQDGSQWGCSISYVAQPRPEGLAQAFLLAEEHIAGHNTCLVLGDNVFFGHGMPDLTREAMTRSRGATVFGYHVRDPQRYGVVEFNCERRVVSIEEKPLEPKSNFAVTGLYFYDADVVNIARSVRPSARGELEITDVNNAYLARGDLHVELMGRGIAWLDTGTHDSLMDAGAFVQAVEKRQGLKVACLEEIAWRNGYISSDEVRALARPMGKTGYGQYLLDLVDTGIGQWK comes from the coding sequence ATGAGCGCATGGAAAGGCATTGTTCTTGCCGGGGGATCAGGTTCGCGCCTTTATCCCCTGACCCTGAGCGTGAGCAAGCAGCTCATGCCCATCTACGACAAGCCCATGATTTACTATCCGCTGGCCACCCTGCTGATGGCCGGCATCCGCGAAATATGCCTTATTTCGACGCCCGACCACCTTCCACTGTACCAGGCCCTGCTGCAGGACGGTTCCCAGTGGGGCTGCTCCATCTCTTATGTTGCGCAGCCGCGCCCCGAGGGGCTGGCGCAGGCCTTTTTGCTGGCGGAAGAGCATATTGCCGGGCATAACACCTGTCTTGTGCTTGGCGACAACGTTTTTTTTGGCCACGGCATGCCCGATCTTACCCGTGAGGCCATGACGCGCAGCCGGGGAGCGACCGTTTTCGGCTATCATGTGCGCGACCCCCAGCGCTATGGCGTGGTGGAGTTTAACTGCGAGCGACGCGTGGTGAGCATTGAGGAAAAGCCCCTGGAACCCAAATCCAATTTTGCCGTCACCGGCCTATATTTTTATGACGCCGATGTGGTGAACATCGCCCGTTCTGTGCGGCCTTCGGCTCGCGGCGAACTTGAAATAACCGACGTCAACAATGCCTATCTGGCACGCGGCGACCTGCATGTGGAGCTTATGGGTCGGGGTATTGCCTGGCTGGACACGGGTACCCACGATTCCCTCATGGATGCCGGAGCCTTTGTGCAGGCTGTGGAAAAGCGCCAGGGACTCAAGGTGGCCTGCCTTGAGGAAATTGCCTGGCGCAACGGGTATATTTCTTCCGATGAGGTACGCGCTCTGGCTCGGCCCATGGGCAAGACCGGCTACGGTCAGTATCTGCTTGACCTTGTGGATACGGGGATAGGCCAATGGAAGTAG
- a CDS encoding polyphosphate polymerase domain-containing protein — MQEKQFRYERKYYLSPDNAAVLRHRVSCLLQRDKHSNGSYLISSLYFDDIYDTALHEKQSGVFTRDKWRMRWYNNRLDPVHLERKHKEGELGLKLHAKVSEDQYHRLSAGDMSVAAAQTGEVWEAFYRLHCTNCLRPVATVIYEREAFSYAPGNVRITFDSGLRASMPGSAVSIPICTDGLTILELKYDSFLPAVVEGLLSGMQFTQLSLSKYVMARHTLMNFGFA, encoded by the coding sequence ATGCAGGAAAAACAATTCAGATATGAACGGAAATATTATCTGTCGCCGGATAATGCTGCCGTTTTACGGCATCGGGTTTCCTGCCTGCTGCAACGCGACAAGCACTCCAACGGAAGCTATCTTATCAGCAGCCTGTATTTTGACGACATCTATGATACCGCCCTGCATGAAAAGCAAAGCGGTGTGTTTACGCGCGACAAATGGCGTATGCGCTGGTACAACAACCGGCTCGATCCCGTGCACCTGGAGCGCAAACACAAGGAAGGCGAACTGGGGCTCAAGCTGCATGCCAAAGTATCAGAAGACCAGTATCACAGGCTTAGCGCCGGGGACATGAGCGTTGCCGCCGCGCAAACCGGCGAAGTGTGGGAGGCGTTTTATCGCCTGCACTGCACCAATTGCCTGCGTCCGGTGGCAACCGTTATCTATGAGCGCGAAGCCTTCAGTTACGCGCCGGGCAACGTAAGGATCACGTTCGATTCAGGCTTGCGGGCGTCCATGCCCGGTTCCGCCGTGTCGATTCCCATCTGCACAGACGGCCTGACCATTCTGGAACTCAAGTACGACAGTTTTTTGCCTGCTGTGGTGGAGGGCCTGCTTTCGGGCATGCAGTTTACGCAACTATCGCTTTCAAAATATGTCATGGCCCGGCACACGCTGATGAATTTCGGCTTCGCCTAG
- a CDS encoding RlmE family RNA methyltransferase, which translates to MKEYRDHYFLKAKRENYPARSVYKLKELDAKFRLLRPGQKILDLGAAPGSWSLGAAEKVGSRGLVLACDIQSTETAFPPQVIFMQEDVFNRSPAFEARLEELGPFDHVISDMAPRTTGTRFTDQARSLDLAVEALAVACLHLKQGGGFVVKIFMGPDVQELLAPMRKAFTTVKSFKPKSSRAESKETFFVGLGFRGKPNQTDPVATPPGR; encoded by the coding sequence ATGAAGGAATATCGAGACCATTACTTCCTCAAGGCCAAGCGCGAGAACTATCCCGCGCGTTCGGTCTACAAGCTCAAGGAACTGGACGCCAAATTCCGCCTGTTGCGGCCCGGCCAAAAGATTCTGGACCTGGGGGCAGCCCCCGGATCCTGGTCATTGGGCGCGGCGGAAAAGGTGGGTTCCAGGGGCCTGGTCCTTGCCTGTGACATTCAAAGCACCGAGACGGCCTTTCCCCCCCAGGTCATTTTCATGCAGGAAGACGTGTTCAACCGCTCCCCGGCCTTTGAGGCCAGGCTGGAAGAACTCGGCCCCTTTGACCATGTCATAAGCGACATGGCCCCGCGCACCACAGGCACCCGCTTTACCGACCAGGCCCGCTCACTGGATCTGGCTGTGGAGGCGCTGGCTGTGGCCTGCCTGCATTTGAAGCAGGGCGGCGGCTTTGTGGTGAAAATTTTCATGGGACCGGACGTGCAGGAACTGCTTGCGCCCATGCGCAAGGCTTTTACAACGGTCAAGTCCTTCAAACCCAAGAGTTCGCGCGCCGAAAGCAAGGAAACTTTTTTTGTGGGCCTTGGCTTTCGCGGCAAGCCGAACCAGACCGACCCTGTGGCCACGCCGCCGGGCAGGTAA
- the rfbB gene encoding dTDP-glucose 4,6-dehydratase, with amino-acid sequence MTCQLVTGGAGFIGSAYVLQARCAGIRVINLDKLTYAGNPANLASLTGDPEHVFVRGDIGNEELVAFLLETHQPDAVVNFAAESHVDRSIVAPDAFARTNVLGTATLLRVVKDWWSGLSFKQAADFRFLHVSTDEVYGALQPGDPAFSESTPYSPNSPYSASKAASDHMVRAFHETYGLPILLTNCSNNYGPRQFPEKLIPLMILTALERKPLPVYGQGANIRDWLHVDDHCTAIARVLEAGQVGRTYNVGGHAERTNLEVVHAVCAILDDVRPSARGPYADLITFVSDRPGHDFRYAIDCSRIESELGWRPSRRFDTGLRDTVRWYLENSAWVDLVRSGAYLEWMDINYGRRTIAGGGGESL; translated from the coding sequence ATGACCTGCCAACTTGTCACAGGGGGCGCGGGCTTCATCGGCTCGGCCTATGTGCTTCAGGCGCGCTGCGCCGGCATCCGCGTCATCAATCTCGACAAGCTGACCTATGCGGGCAATCCGGCCAATCTGGCTTCACTGACCGGCGACCCGGAGCATGTTTTCGTGCGCGGCGATATCGGCAATGAGGAGCTGGTGGCCTTTCTGCTCGAGACGCATCAGCCCGATGCCGTGGTCAATTTTGCCGCAGAAAGCCATGTGGACCGCTCTATTGTGGCCCCGGACGCTTTTGCCCGTACCAACGTGCTCGGCACGGCAACCCTGCTGCGTGTGGTCAAGGACTGGTGGAGCGGGCTTTCTTTTAAGCAGGCTGCGGATTTTCGTTTTCTGCATGTGTCCACAGATGAGGTGTACGGCGCTCTACAGCCCGGCGACCCGGCTTTTTCAGAGAGCACGCCATACAGTCCCAACAGCCCGTATTCGGCTTCCAAGGCGGCCAGTGACCATATGGTGCGCGCCTTTCACGAAACCTACGGCCTGCCCATCCTGCTGACCAACTGTTCCAATAATTACGGGCCGCGTCAGTTTCCGGAAAAACTCATTCCTCTCATGATTCTTACCGCACTTGAGCGCAAACCCTTGCCCGTGTACGGGCAGGGGGCCAATATCCGCGACTGGCTGCATGTGGACGACCACTGCACAGCCATCGCCCGGGTGCTTGAGGCCGGGCAGGTAGGGCGCACCTACAATGTCGGCGGTCATGCGGAGCGGACCAACCTTGAGGTGGTGCATGCCGTGTGCGCCATTCTTGATGACGTGCGCCCTTCCGCCCGGGGGCCGTATGCCGATCTCATCACCTTTGTTTCCGACAGGCCCGGGCATGACTTCCGTTATGCCATCGACTGCTCGCGCATTGAAAGCGAACTGGGCTGGCGGCCTTCGCGCCGGTTTGACACGGGGTTGCGCGATACCGTGCGCTGGTATCTGGAAAACAGCGCCTGGGTAGATCTTGTGCGCAGCGGGGCCTATCTTGAGTGGATGGATATCAACTACGGGCGGCGTACCATTGCAGGCGGCGGGGGGGAAAGCCTATGA
- a CDS encoding IS4 family transposase encodes MPHKEILDLSHHTTLFSQLLSLIPGHVFKKLERKHKTGRSSRQFGFKEQFTVMAFIQLAARRSLRDGLRALEAAKRRLYHLGLKSVARSTVADANNSRPVEFFKDLFAEMYGLCHLRAPRHKFRFKCKLYSMDATTISLCLSIFPWASFRRNKAGVKVNTVLDHDGYIPAFLDINNAKTHESRMAKSLSLPKGSIVTFDKGYICYSWFRMLTAKGIFFVTRLKSNAAYKLVDRRAVDRKTGVTSDHIIDVSSRGKTTRLRRIGYRDAKTGKRYEFLTNHFRLSAKTIADIYKERWQIEIFFREVKQNLYIKSFVGRSENAVHIQIYTALTVYLLLAYQKFLSKLGLSVQQLFELICLNLFGKDSLEELLNPRRRKTINTYSYSLLAMGA; translated from the coding sequence TTGCCACACAAGGAGATTTTGGACTTGAGCCATCATACTACACTCTTCTCTCAACTGCTATCCCTGATACCGGGACATGTTTTTAAAAAACTCGAACGCAAGCACAAAACTGGCCGCTCTTCACGCCAATTTGGATTCAAGGAGCAATTCACCGTCATGGCCTTTATCCAACTCGCTGCAAGGCGCTCTTTACGCGATGGGCTTCGCGCCTTGGAGGCGGCCAAGAGACGGCTGTATCACCTCGGCTTGAAATCAGTAGCGCGTTCCACGGTTGCCGATGCCAACAATTCAAGGCCTGTGGAATTTTTCAAAGACCTGTTCGCTGAAATGTATGGCCTGTGCCATCTTCGTGCGCCTCGTCACAAATTCCGCTTCAAGTGCAAGCTGTACAGCATGGACGCCACCACCATCAGCCTATGCCTGTCCATCTTTCCCTGGGCGTCGTTCCGGCGGAACAAGGCTGGCGTGAAAGTAAATACCGTGCTTGACCACGATGGCTACATTCCCGCTTTTCTCGATATCAACAATGCCAAAACCCACGAAAGCCGCATGGCCAAAAGTCTTTCATTGCCAAAGGGTTCCATCGTCACCTTCGATAAAGGCTATATCTGCTATTCCTGGTTTCGCATGTTGACCGCGAAGGGCATTTTCTTCGTAACCCGACTGAAGAGCAATGCTGCCTATAAGCTCGTTGATCGCCGCGCCGTAGACCGGAAAACCGGGGTCACGTCCGATCACATCATTGACGTGAGCAGCCGGGGAAAAACCACTCGTCTACGCAGAATCGGCTATCGCGATGCGAAAACCGGCAAACGGTACGAATTTTTGACCAACCATTTCCGCCTGTCCGCCAAGACAATTGCTGATATCTATAAAGAACGCTGGCAAATTGAAATATTCTTCCGCGAAGTCAAACAAAATCTGTATATTAAAAGCTTTGTCGGGCGCTCGGAGAATGCGGTGCACATCCAGATTTATACGGCCCTGACCGTGTATTTACTCCTGGCCTATCAGAAATTCCTGAGCAAGCTTGGGCTGTCGGTGCAACAACTCTTCGAGCTCATTTGCTTGAATCTGTTCGGCAAGGATTCTCTGGAAGAACTTCTGAATCCGCGAAGACGAAAAACTATAAACACCTATAGTTATAGCCTGTTAGCTATGGGTGCTTAA
- a CDS encoding glycosyltransferase family protein, translated as MAEKIHKTPSAMNGKKDFSVVSGHESAGGSSERRGREPLSPPMPRRVCLPDFSGRTLTLPDGPESWQCRGEGPDALVLGLGPGSPWLTGLVGKARRVCWLEHEPTLRALPPLESRGGTGMPEHWQRVSPEEAAALAVRSTCYFYGPAMRLAPEFWGPLMGRVDAALLHAPCPDMAAEPAVMETSGVRRGDGIREGGPVLLPGHSGLLLHQELHQALEECGLGPVLPMPEKAHGPVERASLHHIFRQRRPRFLLSVNLRGLDAEGRVFHLCRAMGVPVVLWLVDNPWHVLSALRLPWWREAFIFVTDASFVPALAGAGARQVFHLPLAVPRHMWRSTRPGHARGGAEMEPLFVGRSAFPHKGRFFAAARVPDALGEEALRVLERSRGPMDAPNYFWWQERLGAAVWPGMASRDAGLGAEICAQANRARWLRAVVDQAATQKNDACVRPALRIVGDAGWHELLPGAQILPPVDYYMVLPDLYASAAVLNVTSLLLPRSLSQRHFDVWAAGGVLFSDATPGLDIFPTSLTEPIRLRGPEDFWSRWDEACSRPAQMAELRRAWREHLRSAHDYEHRVRRICEIAGIGCPASG; from the coding sequence ATGGCAGAAAAAATACACAAAACACCGTCAGCCATGAATGGAAAAAAAGATTTTTCCGTAGTGTCAGGCCATGAAAGCGCGGGCGGCAGCAGTGAAAGACGGGGCCGTGAACCCCTCTCGCCCCCCATGCCCCGGCGGGTCTGCCTGCCGGACTTTTCCGGCCGTACACTGACTCTGCCCGATGGGCCGGAGTCCTGGCAGTGTCGGGGAGAAGGGCCTGATGCCCTTGTTCTGGGGCTGGGGCCGGGCAGCCCCTGGCTCACGGGCCTTGTGGGAAAGGCGCGGCGGGTCTGCTGGCTTGAGCATGAGCCGACGTTGCGGGCCTTGCCGCCGCTGGAGTCACGGGGCGGTACAGGCATGCCGGAACACTGGCAGCGCGTGTCGCCGGAAGAAGCGGCGGCGCTGGCTGTACGCAGTACCTGCTATTTTTATGGCCCGGCCATGCGTCTGGCTCCGGAGTTCTGGGGACCGCTCATGGGACGTGTGGACGCCGCGCTGCTGCATGCCCCCTGTCCAGATATGGCTGCGGAGCCGGCCGTGATGGAGACTTCCGGCGTGAGGCGCGGGGATGGGATACGCGAGGGCGGGCCGGTGCTTCTGCCGGGGCATAGCGGTCTGTTGCTGCATCAGGAACTGCACCAGGCCCTGGAGGAATGCGGCCTCGGGCCTGTGCTGCCGATGCCGGAAAAAGCACATGGCCCAGTGGAACGAGCGTCTCTGCACCATATTTTCCGGCAGAGACGACCCCGTTTTCTTCTGTCTGTCAATCTGCGCGGGCTGGATGCGGAGGGGCGCGTCTTCCATCTGTGCCGGGCCATGGGCGTGCCTGTGGTCTTGTGGCTGGTGGACAATCCCTGGCATGTGCTTTCCGCCCTGCGCCTGCCCTGGTGGCGCGAGGCTTTCATTTTTGTAACAGACGCCTCGTTTGTTCCGGCGCTTGCCGGGGCCGGGGCGCGGCAGGTGTTTCATCTTCCGCTGGCCGTGCCTCGGCATATGTGGCGGAGCACAAGGCCGGGACATGCCCGGGGCGGGGCGGAAATGGAGCCGCTTTTTGTGGGCCGTTCGGCCTTTCCGCACAAAGGGCGTTTTTTTGCGGCAGCCCGTGTACCCGACGCACTTGGAGAAGAAGCGCTTCGGGTGCTGGAGCGCAGCAGAGGACCAATGGACGCGCCCAATTATTTCTGGTGGCAGGAGCGGCTTGGAGCCGCTGTCTGGCCGGGGATGGCGTCCCGCGATGCCGGGCTTGGAGCTGAAATATGCGCACAGGCCAACCGCGCACGCTGGCTGCGTGCGGTTGTGGATCAGGCGGCGACCCAAAAAAATGACGCTTGCGTTCGTCCCGCCTTGCGGATTGTGGGCGATGCAGGCTGGCACGAACTTTTGCCCGGCGCGCAAATTCTGCCTCCTGTAGACTATTATATGGTACTGCCCGATCTTTATGCTTCGGCGGCGGTACTCAATGTCACGAGCCTGCTGCTGCCCCGGAGCCTGAGCCAGAGGCATTTTGACGTATGGGCCGCCGGAGGCGTGCTTTTCAGTGATGCCACGCCGGGACTGGATATTTTTCCCACCAGCCTCACAGAGCCGATCCGCCTGCGCGGGCCGGAAGATTTCTGGTCGCGCTGGGACGAAGCTTGCTCACGGCCCGCACAGATGGCAGAGCTGCGGCGGGCCTGGCGTGAACACCTGCGGAGTGCGCACGACTATGAACACAGGGTGCGGCGCATCTGCGAAATTGCTGGAATCGGCTGCCCCGCAAGCGGGTAG
- a CDS encoding YebC/PmpR family DNA-binding transcriptional regulator: protein MAGHSKWANIQHRKGRQDAKRGKLFTKAAKEIIIAAKGGGDPSMNPRLRAAIAAAKAVNLPKDKIEAAIRKGTGEDAGGDLTETFYEGYGPGGIAVMVEVATDNKNRTVAEVRHLFSKHGGSMGENGSVAWMFDRKGVISVEKSAYPEEKIMEAALEAGADDVIDDGEEWTIHTAMTDFTAVRDSLETAGIVMQSAELAMVPQNLVAVDADMGQKVLRLMDALDDNDDVQNVYANVDFPEDMPED from the coding sequence ATGGCTGGTCACAGTAAATGGGCCAATATTCAGCATCGTAAGGGCCGTCAGGACGCAAAACGCGGCAAGCTGTTCACCAAGGCCGCCAAAGAAATTATCATTGCCGCCAAGGGCGGCGGCGATCCCTCGATGAACCCCCGCCTGCGCGCTGCCATAGCTGCGGCCAAGGCCGTAAACCTGCCCAAGGACAAAATCGAGGCCGCCATCCGCAAGGGAACCGGCGAAGACGCCGGCGGCGACCTTACCGAAACCTTCTATGAAGGCTATGGCCCCGGCGGCATTGCCGTCATGGTCGAAGTAGCTACCGATAACAAAAACCGCACCGTGGCCGAAGTGCGCCACCTCTTTTCCAAGCATGGCGGCTCCATGGGTGAAAACGGCAGCGTTGCATGGATGTTCGACCGCAAGGGCGTCATCAGTGTTGAAAAAAGCGCCTACCCCGAAGAAAAAATAATGGAAGCCGCCCTGGAAGCCGGGGCTGACGACGTTATTGATGATGGGGAGGAATGGACCATCCATACGGCCATGACCGATTTTACCGCCGTGCGCGATTCGCTGGAAACAGCGGGCATTGTCATGCAGTCCGCCGAGCTTGCCATGGTCCCGCAGAATCTGGTGGCTGTCGATGCCGACATGGGCCAGAAAGTACTGCGCCTCATGGATGCCCTGGACGATAATGACGACGTGCAAAACGTCTACGCCAACGTCGACTTTCCTGAAGATATGCCCGAAGACTAG
- the rfbC gene encoding dTDP-4-dehydrorhamnose 3,5-epimerase: protein MEVAATPLAGVMLIKPKVWGDSRGYFVETWQQERYAAAGIDASFVQDNHSMSTYGILRGLHFQKSRPQGKLVSVSLGSVFDVVVDIRPGSPTFGQWYGVELTQDNQWQLWVPPGMAHGFAVTSQVAHFHYKCTDYYCPEDEGGIRWNDPDLAVAWPVAQPLLSDKDRHTPSWQEFLAGL, encoded by the coding sequence ATGGAAGTAGCGGCAACGCCTCTGGCCGGAGTCATGCTCATAAAGCCCAAAGTATGGGGCGACAGCCGCGGCTACTTTGTAGAGACCTGGCAGCAGGAGCGGTACGCGGCAGCAGGCATTGATGCATCTTTCGTGCAGGATAACCACTCCATGTCCACATACGGCATATTGCGCGGCCTGCATTTTCAAAAAAGCCGTCCCCAAGGCAAGCTTGTGAGCGTTTCTCTGGGCAGTGTTTTTGATGTGGTTGTGGATATCCGGCCCGGATCGCCCACCTTCGGCCAGTGGTATGGCGTGGAGCTGACGCAGGACAACCAGTGGCAGCTCTGGGTTCCGCCGGGCATGGCACACGGCTTTGCCGTGACCAGCCAGGTGGCGCATTTTCATTACAAATGCACAGACTACTATTGTCCCGAAGACGAAGGAGGCATCCGCTGGAACGATCCGGACCTTGCTGTGGCCTGGCCGGTGGCGCAGCCGCTTTTGTCGGACAAGGACCGGCATACGCCCTCGTGGCAGGAATTTCTGGCAGGATTGTAG